In one window of Megalops cyprinoides isolate fMegCyp1 chromosome 24, fMegCyp1.pri, whole genome shotgun sequence DNA:
- the LOC118771182 gene encoding histone H1-like: protein MAEVAPAPAAPAKAPKKKAASKPRKSGPSVGELIVKAVSASKERSGVSLAALKKALAAGGYDVENNNSRVKLALKSLVIKGTLLQTKGTGASGSFKLNKKQAEAAKKKPAKKVAPKAKKPAAKKPAAAKKPKKAAAKKPAASKKPAAAKKSPKKAKKPAAPKATKSPKKAKKPAAAKKATKSPKKAKAAKPKVAKPKTAKAKKAAPKKK from the coding sequence ATGGCTGAAGTCGCACCAGCTCCCGCCGCCCCGGCCAAGGCTCCTAAAAAGAAAGCAGCAAGCAAGCCAAGGAAATCGGGCCCTAGCGTTGGAGAATTGATCGTCAAGGCCGTGTCCGCCTCCAAAGAGAGGAGCGGAGTGTCCCTCGCTGCCCTGAAGAAAGCTCTGGCGGCCGGCGGATACGATGTGGAGAACAACAACTCCCGCGTCAAGCTGGCGCTCAAGAGCCTGGTAATCAAAGGCACCCTGCTGCAGACTAAAGGAACCGGCGCATCTGGCTCTTTCAAGCTCAACAAAAAGCAAGCTGAGGCTGCGAAAAAGAAGCCCGCTAAGAAAGTAGCTCCGAAAGCAAAGAAGCCGGCCGCCAAGAAACCCGCTGCTGCCAAGAAGCCAAAGAAGGCAGCGGCAAAGAAGCCTGCCGCCTCAAAGAAGCCCGCCGCGGCCAAGAAGTCGCCGAAGAAGGCGAAAAAGCCCGCTGCACCCAAGGCCACGAAGAGCCCCAAGAAAGCCAAGAAGCCGGCTGCAGCCAAGAAAGCAACCAAGAGTCCCAAGAAAGCCAAGGCTGCCAAGCCCAAGGTGGCCAAACCCAAGACCGCCAAAGCCAAGAAAGCGGCTCCCAAGAAAAAGTGA
- the LOC118771188 gene encoding histone H2A-like — protein sequence MSGRGKTGGKARAKAKTRSSRAGLQFPVGRVHRLLRKGNYAERVGAGAPVYLAAVLEYLTAEILELAGNAARDNKKTRIIPRHLQLAVRNDEELNKLLGGVTIAQGGVLPNIQAVLLPKKTEKAVKGK from the coding sequence ATGAGCGGAAGAGGTAAAACCGGTGGCAAAGCCAGGGCTAAGGCCAAGACTCGTTCGTCCAGGGCTGGGCTCCAGTTCCCGGTCGGTCGCGTTCACAGACTGCTCCGCAAAGGAAACTACGCCGAGCGCGTCGGCGCTGGTGCCCCGGTCTACTTGGCGGCCGTGCTCGAGTATCTTACGGCTGAGATCCTTGAGCTGGCTGGTAATGCTGCTCGGGACAACAAGAAGACCCGTATCATTCCCCGTCACCTGCAGCTTGCAGTGCGTAACGACGAGGAGCTGAACAAGCTCCTGGGCGGTGTCACTATTGCTCAGGGCGGAGTTCTGCCTAAcatccaggctgtgctgctgcccaAGAAGACCGAGAAAGCCGTCAAGGGCAAGTAA
- the LOC118771180 gene encoding histone H3 isoform X2, which translates to MARTKQTARKSTGGKAPRKQLATKAARKSAPATGGVKKPHRYRPGTVALREIRRYQKSTELLIRKLPFQRLVREIAQDFKTDLRFQSSAVMALQEASEAYLVGLFEDTNLCAIHAKRVTIMPKDIQLARRIRGERA; encoded by the coding sequence ATGGCTAGAACCAAGCAGACTGCTCGTAAATCTACTGGTGGCAAAGCCCCCAGGAAGCAGCTTGCCACTAAGGCTGCTCGTAAGAGCGCGCCTGCAACAGGCGGTGTGAAGAAGCCTCACCGCTACAGGCCCGGCACAGTGGCTCTGAGAGAGATCCGCCGTTACCAGAAGTCTACCGAGTTGCTGATTCGCAAGCTGCCTTTCCAGCGGCTGGTGAGAGAAATTGCCCAGGACTTCAAGACCGACTTGCGTTTCCAGAGCTCTGCCGTCATGGCTCTGCAGGAAGCCAGCGAGGCCTATCTGGTTGGCCTGTTTGAGGACACCAACCTGTGCGCCATCCACGCCAAAAGGGTGACCATCATGCCCAAGGACATTCAGCTGGCCCGTCGCATTCGAGGAGAGCGCGCTTAA